A single region of the Streptomyces sp. NBC_00425 genome encodes:
- a CDS encoding response regulator transcription factor, translating into MAIRVLLVDDQPLLRTGFRMILEAEQDIAVVGEAGDGLQAIDQVRALQPDVVLMDIRMPRMDGVEATRQITGPGRDGPAKVLVLTTFDLDEYVVEALRAGASGFLLKDAPANELVQAIRVVGSGEAMLAPSITRRLLDKYATHLPSGEEPVPDTLHTLTDREVEVLKLVARGLSNAEIAADLFVSETTVKTHVGHVLTKLGLRDRVQAAVYAYESGLVRPGAQ; encoded by the coding sequence GTGGCCATCCGCGTCCTACTGGTCGACGACCAGCCGCTGTTGCGCACGGGCTTCCGGATGATTCTGGAGGCCGAGCAGGACATCGCGGTCGTCGGCGAGGCCGGAGACGGCTTGCAGGCCATCGACCAGGTGCGGGCGTTGCAGCCCGATGTGGTGCTGATGGACATCCGTATGCCGCGGATGGACGGGGTGGAGGCGACCCGGCAGATCACCGGTCCCGGGCGGGACGGTCCGGCGAAGGTGCTGGTGCTGACCACGTTCGATCTGGACGAGTACGTGGTGGAGGCGCTGCGGGCGGGGGCCAGCGGGTTCCTGTTGAAGGACGCCCCGGCCAATGAGCTGGTGCAGGCGATCCGGGTGGTGGGGTCCGGTGAGGCCATGCTGGCGCCGAGCATCACGCGTCGGCTGCTCGACAAGTACGCCACGCATCTGCCGTCGGGCGAGGAGCCGGTGCCGGACACGCTGCACACGCTGACCGACCGGGAGGTGGAGGTGCTGAAACTGGTGGCGCGGGGGTTGTCGAACGCCGAGATCGCCGCCGACCTGTTCGTCAGCGAGACCACGGTGAAGACGCACGTCGGGCATGTGCTGACGAAGCTGGGGCTGCGTGACCGGGTGCAGGCCGCGGTGTACGCGTACGAGAGCGGCCTGGTGCGTCCCGGCGCCCAGTAG
- a CDS encoding RecB family exonuclease, producing MESSSEGVVRAGDGGGVEEPSRTGAAGPEGAAAGVVAVAPASLSPSRAGDFMQCPLLYRFRVIDRLPEKPSAAATKGTLVHAVLERLFDAPAAERTAAGAKSLIPGQWDRLRETRPEVVELFADDPEGERLAGWLAEAELLVERWFSLEDPTRLEPAERELFVETELESGLRLRGIIDRVDVAPTGEVRIVDYKTGKAPRPEYADGALFQMKFYALVVWRLKNVVPRRLQLVYLGSGDVLTYDPVLADLERVERKLLALWEAIREATRTGEWRPRPTKLCGWCDHRAHCPEFGGTPPPYPLPVTLEAPAPVRAAASEDGAQGRMGPG from the coding sequence ATGGAGAGCAGCAGCGAGGGCGTCGTCCGGGCGGGCGACGGTGGTGGGGTGGAGGAGCCGTCGCGCACGGGGGCGGCCGGGCCCGAGGGGGCGGCGGCGGGGGTCGTCGCGGTGGCTCCGGCGTCGCTGTCGCCGTCGCGGGCCGGGGATTTCATGCAGTGCCCGCTGCTGTACCGGTTCCGGGTGATCGACCGGCTGCCGGAGAAGCCGAGTGCGGCGGCGACGAAGGGGACCCTGGTGCACGCCGTCCTCGAGCGGCTGTTCGACGCGCCGGCGGCCGAGCGGACGGCGGCCGGGGCGAAGTCGCTGATCCCGGGGCAGTGGGACCGGCTGCGGGAGACGCGGCCGGAGGTGGTGGAGCTGTTCGCCGACGATCCGGAGGGCGAGCGGCTCGCCGGCTGGCTGGCGGAGGCGGAGCTGCTGGTCGAGCGCTGGTTCTCGCTGGAGGATCCGACGCGGCTGGAGCCCGCCGAGCGGGAGCTGTTCGTGGAGACGGAGCTGGAGTCGGGTCTGCGGCTGCGCGGGATCATCGACCGGGTCGACGTGGCGCCGACGGGTGAGGTGCGGATCGTCGACTACAAGACGGGCAAGGCTCCGCGGCCGGAGTACGCCGACGGCGCGCTGTTCCAGATGAAGTTCTACGCGCTGGTCGTGTGGCGGTTGAAGAACGTCGTGCCGCGGCGGCTGCAGCTCGTCTACCTGGGCAGTGGGGACGTGCTGACGTACGACCCGGTCCTGGCGGATCTGGAGCGCGTGGAGCGCAAGCTGCTCGCGCTGTGGGAGGCGATCCGGGAGGCGACGCGGACCGGCGAGTGGCGGCCGCGGCCGACCAAGCTGTGCGGCTGGTGCGATCACCGGGCGCACTGTCCGGAGTTCGGCGGTACTCCCCCGCCGTATCCCCTTCCGGTGACGCTCGAGGCGCCGGCCCCGGTGAGGGCGGCCGCGTCGGAGGACGGGGCGCAGGGCAGAATGGGGCCGGGCTAG
- a CDS encoding site-2 protease family protein, translating to MVESGGSGRPRPDNEQSAEHPATPAPAATGVQQSEPRAADPTAAHRQQPDPHDDSTTPEAAPTPATGDEADAGRPGAQRADDHDTADGDEPAEGRAGTEKTDETDADADETETRNGRHTAGAGAGAGAGAGAGAGAGDEAGAESRRPAPPALPKGPPPQRPPEQPRGGILMGRPFGVPVYVAPSWFLVAALITWVFGGQLDRVLPELGAARYLVSLFFAVAFYASVLIHELAHTIAALRFKLPVRRIQLQFFGGVSEIEKEAETPGREFWLAFVGPLLSLALAGVFYLAMNTVEPGTVPGVLVAGLMISNLIVAVFNLLPGLPLDGGRMLRAVVWKITGRPMSGTVAAAWVGRALAVSVLIGLPLLTQSGALGSGAEDSVGMDTVTDALLAAILAAIIWTGAGNSLRMARLREHLPELRARTLTRRAVPVETHTPLSEALRRANDAGARALVVVDANGEPLSLVREAAIVGVPEHRRPWVAVSGLAQDLSDGMRVSAELAGEDLLDVLRATPATEYLVVEETGEIFGVLSAADVERAFVKAMARPN from the coding sequence GTGGTGGAAAGCGGCGGGAGCGGGCGGCCGCGGCCGGACAACGAGCAGTCGGCCGAGCACCCCGCGACACCTGCGCCCGCGGCCACCGGCGTCCAGCAGAGCGAGCCCCGGGCCGCCGACCCCACGGCCGCCCACCGGCAGCAGCCGGACCCGCACGACGACAGCACCACCCCCGAAGCGGCCCCCACCCCCGCCACCGGCGACGAGGCCGACGCCGGCCGGCCAGGAGCGCAGCGGGCCGACGACCACGACACGGCCGACGGCGACGAGCCCGCAGAGGGCCGGGCGGGAACCGAGAAGACCGACGAGACCGACGCCGACGCCGACGAGACCGAAACCCGCAACGGCCGTCACACCGCCGGAGCCGGAGCCGGAGCCGGAGCCGGAGCCGGAGCCGGAGCCGGAGCCGGAGACGAGGCAGGCGCCGAGTCCCGGCGGCCCGCACCCCCCGCGCTCCCCAAAGGCCCCCCGCCCCAGCGCCCCCCGGAACAGCCCCGCGGCGGCATCCTCATGGGCCGTCCCTTCGGTGTACCCGTCTACGTCGCCCCCAGCTGGTTCCTCGTCGCCGCCCTCATCACCTGGGTCTTCGGCGGCCAGCTCGACCGCGTCCTGCCCGAACTCGGCGCCGCCCGCTACCTCGTCTCCCTCTTCTTCGCGGTCGCCTTCTACGCCTCCGTCCTCATCCACGAACTCGCCCACACCATCGCCGCCCTCCGCTTCAAACTCCCCGTCCGCCGCATCCAGCTCCAGTTCTTCGGCGGCGTCTCCGAGATCGAGAAGGAAGCCGAGACCCCGGGCCGCGAGTTCTGGCTCGCCTTCGTCGGCCCCCTCCTCTCCCTCGCCCTGGCCGGCGTCTTCTACCTCGCCATGAACACCGTCGAACCCGGCACGGTCCCCGGCGTCCTGGTCGCCGGCCTGATGATCTCCAACCTCATCGTGGCCGTCTTCAACCTCCTGCCCGGTCTCCCCCTCGACGGCGGCCGCATGCTCCGCGCCGTCGTCTGGAAGATCACCGGCAGGCCGATGAGCGGCACCGTCGCCGCCGCCTGGGTCGGCCGCGCGCTGGCCGTCTCCGTCCTCATCGGCCTCCCCCTCCTCACCCAGTCCGGCGCCCTCGGCTCCGGCGCCGAGGACAGCGTCGGCATGGACACCGTCACCGACGCGCTGCTCGCCGCCATCCTCGCCGCGATCATCTGGACCGGCGCCGGCAACAGCCTGCGCATGGCCCGCCTGCGCGAACACCTCCCCGAACTGCGCGCCCGCACCCTCACCCGGCGCGCCGTCCCCGTCGAGACCCACACCCCCCTGTCCGAAGCGCTGCGCCGCGCCAACGACGCCGGCGCCCGCGCCCTCGTCGTCGTCGACGCCAACGGCGAACCGCTCTCCCTCGTCCGGGAGGCCGCGATCGTCGGCGTCCCCGAACACCGCCGCCCCTGGGTCGCCGTCAGCGGCCTCGCCCAGGACCTCAGCGACGGCATGCGCGTCTCCGCCGAACTCGCCGGCGAGGACCTCCTCGACGTCCTGCGCGCCACCCCAGCCACCGAATACCTCGTCGTCGAGGAGACCGGAGAGATCTTCGGCGTGCTCTCCGCCGCCGACGTCGAACGCGCCTTCGTCAAGGCCATGGCCCGCCCCAACTGA
- a CDS encoding tRNA (adenine-N1)-methyltransferase: MSEPTGAARRRGPFKVGDQVQLTDPKGRHYTFTLEAGKNFHTHKGSFPHDELIGAPEGSVVRTTGNVAYLALRPLLPDYVLSMPRGAAVVYPKDAGQILAFADIFPGARVVEAGVGSGSLSSFLLRAIGDQGMLHSYERREDFAEIAQQNVERYFGGPHPAWQLTVGDLQDNLSDTDVDRVILDMLAPWECLEAVSKALVPGGILCCYVATTTQLARTVESIREIGSFNEPTSWESMIRNWHVEGLAVRPDHRMIGHTGFLLTARRLADGVEPPMRRRRPAKGAYGEDYTGPNADGGSGR; encoded by the coding sequence ATGTCCGAACCGACCGGTGCCGCCCGCAGGCGCGGGCCCTTCAAGGTCGGGGACCAGGTTCAGCTGACCGACCCCAAGGGCCGCCACTACACGTTCACGCTCGAAGCCGGGAAGAATTTCCACACCCACAAGGGTTCCTTCCCGCACGACGAACTGATCGGCGCACCCGAGGGCAGCGTTGTCCGCACCACCGGGAACGTCGCCTACCTCGCGCTGCGCCCCCTGCTCCCCGACTACGTCCTCTCCATGCCCCGCGGGGCAGCCGTCGTCTACCCGAAGGACGCGGGACAGATCCTCGCCTTCGCCGACATCTTCCCCGGCGCACGCGTCGTCGAGGCCGGCGTCGGCTCCGGGTCGCTCAGCAGCTTCCTGCTGCGCGCCATCGGCGACCAGGGCATGCTGCACTCCTACGAGCGCCGCGAGGACTTCGCCGAGATCGCCCAGCAGAACGTCGAGCGCTACTTCGGCGGCCCGCACCCCGCCTGGCAGCTCACCGTCGGCGACCTCCAGGACAACCTGTCCGACACCGACGTCGACCGCGTCATCCTCGACATGCTCGCCCCCTGGGAGTGCCTGGAGGCCGTCTCCAAGGCGCTGGTGCCCGGCGGCATCCTGTGCTGCTACGTCGCCACCACCACCCAGCTCGCCCGGACCGTCGAGTCCATCCGCGAGATCGGCTCCTTCAACGAGCCCACCTCCTGGGAGTCGATGATCCGCAACTGGCACGTGGAAGGCCTCGCCGTCCGCCCGGACCACCGGATGATCGGCCACACCGGCTTCCTGCTCACCGCCCGCCGGCTCGCCGACGGCGTCGAGCCGCCCATGCGCCGCCGCCGCCCTGCCAAGGGCGCCTACGGCGAGGACTACACCGGCCCCAACGCCGACGGAGGCAGCGGCCGCTGA
- a CDS encoding ferredoxin, producing the protein MGVQQEAGVGGEALEVWIDQDLCTGDGICAQYAPEVFELDIDGLAYVKGADDELLQAVGAVTPVPLPLLTDVVDSARECPGDCIHVRRVSDRVEVYGPDAE; encoded by the coding sequence ATGGGCGTGCAACAGGAGGCCGGTGTCGGCGGTGAGGCACTGGAGGTCTGGATCGATCAGGATCTCTGTACCGGCGACGGAATCTGTGCGCAGTACGCGCCCGAGGTGTTCGAGCTGGACATCGACGGCCTGGCGTACGTCAAGGGCGCGGACGACGAGCTGTTGCAGGCGGTGGGGGCGGTGACGCCGGTTCCGTTGCCGTTGTTGACGGATGTGGTGGACTCGGCGAGGGAGTGTCCGGGTGACTGCATCCATGTGCGCCGGGTCTCGGACCGGGTCGAGGTGTACGGTCCGGACGCCGAGTGA
- the arc gene encoding proteasome ATPase, translating to MAAHDDDMNRGIRPGRGSDDPSGQIAYLEQEIAVLRRKLADSPRHTRILEERIVELQTNLAGVSAQNERLAGTLREARDQIVALKEEVDRLAQPPAGFGVFLTANEDGTADIFTGGRKLRVNVSPGVELEELRRGQEVMLNEALNVVEAMEYESVGDIVTLKEVLEDGVRALVQGHTDEERVVRLAEPLLDVVIRPGDALLLEPRSGYVYEVVPKSEVEELVLEEVPDIGYEQIGGLGGQIEMIRDAVELPYLYPDLFKEHELRPPKGVLLYGPPGCGKTLIAKAVANSLAKKVAEVTGQATGKSFFLNIKGPELLNKYVGETERQIRLVFQRAREKASEGTPVIVFFDEMESLFRTRGSGVSSDVENTIVPQLLAEIDGVEGLQNVVVIGASNREDMIDPAILRPGRLDVKIKIERPDAEAAKDIFQKYLTERLPLHSEDVGEHGGDKTTTVQSMIQTAVEHMYAESEENRFLEVTYANGDKEVLYFKDFNSGAMIENIVGRAKKMAIKDFLDKNQKGLRVSHLLQACVDEFKENEDLPNTTNPDDWARISGKKGERIVYIRTLITGKQGADTGRSIDTVANTGQYL from the coding sequence GTGGCAGCCCACGACGACGACATGAACCGCGGCATCCGCCCGGGACGAGGGTCCGACGACCCGTCCGGGCAGATTGCCTACCTTGAGCAGGAGATCGCCGTCCTGCGGCGCAAGCTCGCCGACTCTCCGCGACACACGAGGATTCTCGAAGAGCGGATCGTCGAGCTCCAGACCAACCTGGCCGGCGTGTCCGCCCAGAACGAGCGCCTCGCGGGCACGCTCCGCGAGGCCCGCGACCAGATCGTGGCCCTCAAAGAAGAAGTCGACCGGCTCGCACAGCCACCGGCCGGCTTCGGCGTCTTCCTCACGGCGAACGAGGACGGCACGGCCGACATCTTCACCGGAGGCCGCAAACTCCGCGTGAACGTCAGCCCCGGCGTCGAGCTCGAAGAGCTCCGACGCGGCCAGGAAGTGATGCTCAACGAAGCGCTCAACGTGGTCGAGGCCATGGAGTACGAGAGCGTCGGCGACATCGTCACCCTCAAAGAGGTCCTCGAGGACGGCGTACGCGCCCTCGTGCAGGGACACACCGACGAAGAACGGGTGGTCCGGCTCGCCGAACCACTCCTCGACGTCGTCATCCGCCCCGGCGACGCCCTGCTGCTCGAACCCCGCTCCGGATACGTCTACGAGGTCGTCCCCAAGAGCGAGGTCGAGGAACTCGTCCTCGAAGAGGTCCCCGACATCGGCTACGAGCAGATCGGCGGCCTCGGCGGCCAGATCGAGATGATCCGCGACGCCGTCGAGCTCCCCTACCTCTACCCCGACCTCTTCAAGGAGCACGAGCTGCGCCCGCCCAAGGGCGTCCTGCTCTACGGACCGCCCGGATGCGGCAAGACGCTCATCGCCAAGGCCGTCGCCAACTCGCTGGCCAAGAAGGTCGCCGAAGTCACCGGCCAGGCCACCGGCAAGAGCTTCTTCCTCAACATCAAGGGACCCGAGCTCCTCAACAAGTACGTCGGCGAGACCGAGCGGCAGATCCGCCTCGTCTTCCAGCGCGCCAGGGAGAAGGCCTCCGAGGGCACCCCCGTCATCGTCTTCTTCGACGAGATGGAGTCCCTCTTCCGCACCCGCGGCTCCGGCGTCAGCTCCGACGTGGAGAACACCATCGTCCCGCAGCTCCTCGCCGAGATCGACGGCGTCGAAGGCCTGCAGAACGTGGTCGTCATCGGCGCCTCCAACCGCGAGGACATGATCGACCCCGCCATCCTGCGCCCCGGCCGCCTCGACGTGAAGATCAAGATCGAGCGCCCGGACGCCGAAGCGGCCAAGGACATCTTCCAGAAGTACCTCACCGAACGCCTGCCCCTCCACTCCGAGGACGTCGGCGAACACGGCGGCGACAAGACCACCACCGTCCAGAGCATGATCCAGACGGCCGTGGAACACATGTACGCCGAATCCGAGGAGAACCGCTTCCTGGAGGTCACCTACGCCAACGGCGACAAGGAAGTTCTCTACTTCAAGGACTTCAACTCCGGCGCCATGATCGAGAACATCGTCGGTCGCGCCAAGAAGATGGCCATCAAGGACTTCCTCGACAAGAACCAGAAGGGCCTGCGCGTCTCCCACCTCCTCCAGGCATGCGTGGACGAGTTCAAGGAGAACGAGGACCTCCCCAACACCACCAACCCCGACGACTGGGCCCGCATCTCCGGAAAGAAGGGCGAACGGATCGTGTACATCCGCACCCTCATCACCGGAAAGCAGGGCGCGGACACCGGACGCTCCATCGACACGGTGGCGAACACCGGACAGTACCTGTAA
- the dop gene encoding depupylase/deamidase Dop: MTVRRVMGIETEYGISVPGHPNANAMLTSSQIVNAYAAAMHRARRARWDFEEENPLRDARGFDLAREVADSSQLTDEDIGLANVILTNGARLYVDHAHPEYSAPEVTNPRDAVLWDKAGERIMAEAAERAAALPGAQPIHLYKNNTDNKGASYGTHENYLMKRETAFSDIVRHLTPFFVSRQVFAGAGRVGIGQDGHEHGFQLSQRADYFEVEVGLETTLKRPIINTRDEPHADAEKYRRLHVIIGDANLSEISTYLKLGTTALVLSMIEDGFIAVDLAVDQPVRTLHQVSHDPSLKRLVTLRSGRTLTAVQLQMEYYELSRKYVEERFGADADDQTKDVLARWEDTLTRLENDPMSLAGELDWVAKREVMEGYRRRDGLDWDAARLHLVDLQYADVRAEKGLYNRLAARGRMKRLLDESEVERAVSKPPEDTRAYFRGRCLEQYADDVAAASWDSVIFDLPGRDSLQRVPTLEPLRGTRNHVKELLDRCRTAEDLVKVLSGG, from the coding sequence ATGACCGTACGGCGAGTAATGGGCATCGAGACGGAGTACGGCATCTCCGTCCCCGGCCACCCCAATGCCAATGCCATGCTCACCTCGTCCCAGATCGTCAACGCCTACGCCGCGGCGATGCACCGGGCCCGCCGAGCCCGGTGGGACTTCGAGGAGGAGAACCCGCTGCGCGACGCACGGGGCTTCGACCTCGCCCGCGAGGTCGCCGACTCCAGCCAGCTCACCGACGAGGACATCGGCCTCGCCAACGTCATCCTCACCAACGGCGCGCGTCTCTACGTCGACCACGCACACCCCGAATACAGCGCCCCGGAAGTCACCAACCCCCGCGACGCCGTCCTCTGGGACAAGGCCGGCGAACGCATCATGGCCGAGGCCGCCGAACGCGCCGCCGCGCTCCCCGGCGCCCAGCCGATCCACCTCTACAAGAACAACACCGACAACAAGGGCGCCTCCTACGGCACGCACGAGAACTACCTGATGAAGCGGGAGACCGCCTTCTCGGACATCGTGCGCCACCTCACGCCCTTCTTCGTCTCCCGCCAGGTCTTCGCCGGCGCCGGCCGGGTCGGCATCGGCCAGGACGGCCACGAACACGGCTTCCAGCTCAGCCAGCGCGCCGACTACTTCGAGGTCGAGGTCGGCCTGGAGACGACGCTGAAACGCCCCATCATCAACACCCGCGACGAACCGCACGCCGACGCGGAGAAGTACCGTCGTCTCCACGTGATCATCGGAGACGCCAACCTCTCCGAGATCTCGACGTACCTGAAGCTCGGCACCACCGCCCTCGTCCTGTCGATGATCGAGGACGGCTTCATCGCCGTCGACCTGGCCGTCGACCAGCCCGTGCGCACCCTCCACCAGGTCTCCCACGACCCGAGCCTCAAGCGACTGGTCACCCTCCGCAGCGGCCGCACACTCACCGCCGTCCAGCTGCAGATGGAGTACTACGAGCTGTCGCGCAAATACGTGGAGGAGCGCTTCGGCGCGGACGCCGACGACCAGACCAAGGACGTCCTCGCCCGCTGGGAGGACACCCTCACCCGCCTCGAGAACGACCCCATGAGCCTCGCCGGCGAACTGGACTGGGTCGCGAAACGCGAGGTCATGGAGGGGTACCGGCGTCGCGACGGCCTCGACTGGGACGCCGCCCGCCTGCACCTCGTCGACCTCCAGTACGCCGACGTACGGGCCGAGAAGGGCCTGTACAACCGCCTGGCGGCCCGCGGGCGCATGAAGCGGCTCCTGGACGAGTCCGAGGTCGAGCGGGCCGTCAGCAAGCCCCCGGAGGACACCCGCGCGTACTTCCGCGGCCGCTGCCTCGAGCAGTACGCCGACGACGTCGCCGCGGCCTCCTGGGACTCCGTGATCTTCGATCTGCCGGGCCGGGACTCGCTCCAGCGCGTCCCAACCCTCGAACCCCTTCGCGGAACGCGAAATCACGTCAAGGAGCTCCTGGACCGCTGCCGCACGGCAGAAGACCTGGTCAAGGTCCTCTCGGGCGGCTGA
- a CDS encoding ubiquitin-like protein Pup, with product MATKDTGGGQQKATRSTEEVEEQAAETQGSEDLKERQEKLSDDVDSVLDEIDDVLEENAEDFVRSFVQKGGQ from the coding sequence ATGGCGACCAAGGACACCGGCGGCGGCCAGCAGAAGGCGACGCGCTCCACGGAGGAGGTCGAGGAGCAGGCCGCGGAGACGCAGGGCTCCGAGGACCTCAAGGAGCGCCAGGAGAAGCTGAGCGACGACGTCGACTCGGTTCTTGACGAGATCGACGATGTCCTCGAGGAGAACGCAGAGGATTTCGTGAGGTCATTTGTTCAAAAGGGTGGACAGTAG
- a CDS encoding endonuclease VII domain-containing protein, translating into MNDREVEKCSACQRSRPVGAFASNGSRPDGLQANCRECAAEHYRRRREAQGKTVRVRVPVPRGHKRCPQCEQVKPHAEWERDKSSSDGWSSYCRSCRAERNRVSYFQRKYGLSPAELDAMVAEQQGICCICLAAPAEHVDHCHNTGRVRGVLCFSCNAALGQFKDRPDAIRRAAAYVEGIAWKPTLVAPGVYQLPS; encoded by the coding sequence GTGAACGACCGAGAGGTCGAGAAGTGCTCGGCCTGTCAGCGGTCCCGTCCGGTCGGCGCATTCGCCAGCAACGGCTCCAGGCCTGACGGCCTCCAGGCCAACTGCCGCGAATGCGCCGCGGAGCACTACCGGCGGCGGCGGGAAGCCCAAGGTAAGACGGTCCGTGTAAGGGTTCCGGTTCCTCGCGGGCACAAGCGGTGCCCACAGTGCGAACAGGTCAAGCCGCACGCCGAGTGGGAGCGCGACAAGTCGTCTTCGGACGGCTGGTCGAGCTATTGCCGGTCGTGCCGTGCCGAGCGGAACAGAGTCAGCTACTTCCAGCGCAAGTACGGTCTGTCTCCCGCCGAGTTGGACGCGATGGTCGCGGAGCAGCAGGGCATCTGCTGTATCTGTCTTGCTGCTCCCGCCGAGCATGTGGATCACTGCCACAACACGGGTAGGGTCCGAGGCGTACTGTGCTTCAGCTGCAATGCCGCACTGGGGCAGTTCAAGGATCGGCCCGATGCCATAAGGCGGGCTGCTGCTTACGTGGAAGGAATCGCGTGGAAGCCAACACTCGTAGCACCGGGCGTCTACCAGCTGCCTTCCTGA
- the prcB gene encoding proteasome subunit beta: MEANTRSTGRLPAAFLTPGSSSFMDFLSEHQPEMLPGKRQLPPTQGVIEAPHGTTIVAVTFPGGVVLAGDRRATMGNVIAQRDIEKVFPADEYSAVGIAGTAGLAVEMVKLFQLELEHFEKVEGAQLSLEGKANRLSTMIRSNLGMAMQGLAVVPLFAGFDVDRDRGRIFSYDVTGGRSEEHHFAATGSGSIFARGAMKKLYRDDLTEEQATTLVVQALYDAADDDSATGGPDVARRIYPIVTVITEDGFRRLTDEESSGIARAILERRLEQPDGPRAALL; encoded by the coding sequence GTGGAAGCCAACACTCGTAGCACCGGGCGTCTACCAGCTGCCTTCCTGACGCCTGGGTCGTCGTCCTTCATGGACTTCCTGTCCGAGCACCAGCCGGAGATGCTGCCCGGCAAGCGGCAGCTGCCTCCGACGCAGGGTGTGATCGAGGCGCCGCACGGGACGACGATCGTGGCCGTCACGTTCCCCGGCGGGGTCGTGCTCGCCGGTGACCGCCGGGCCACGATGGGCAACGTCATCGCGCAGCGGGACATCGAGAAGGTGTTCCCGGCGGACGAGTACTCGGCCGTCGGCATCGCCGGCACCGCGGGCCTGGCCGTCGAGATGGTGAAGCTGTTCCAGCTGGAGCTGGAGCACTTCGAGAAGGTCGAGGGGGCGCAGCTCTCGCTGGAGGGCAAGGCCAACCGGTTGTCGACGATGATCCGCTCGAACCTGGGCATGGCGATGCAGGGTCTGGCGGTGGTGCCGTTGTTCGCGGGGTTCGACGTGGACCGGGACCGGGGCCGGATCTTCTCGTACGACGTGACGGGTGGTCGTTCGGAGGAGCATCACTTCGCGGCGACGGGGTCGGGTTCGATCTTCGCGCGCGGGGCGATGAAGAAGCTGTACCGGGACGATCTGACGGAGGAGCAGGCCACGACGCTCGTGGTGCAGGCTCTGTACGACGCTGCTGACGACGATTCGGCGACGGGTGGTCCCGATGTCGCGCGCCGGATCTACCCGATCGTCACGGTGATCACCGAGGACGGGTTCCGCAGGCTCACCGACGAGGAGTCGTCGGGGATCGCCCGTGCGATTCTCGAGCGTCGTCTGGAGCAGCCGGACGGCCCGCGCGCGGCGTTGCTGTAG
- the prcA gene encoding proteasome subunit alpha produces the protein MSTPFYVSPQQAMADRAEYARKGIARGRSLVVLQYADGIVFVGENPSRALHKFSEIYDRIGFAAAGKYNEYENLRIGGVRYADLRGYTYDRDDVTARGLANVYAQTLGTIFSSAGEKPYEVELVVAEVGDTPDGDQIYRLPHDGSIVDEHGSVAVGGNAEQISSYLDQRHQDGMSLAEALKLAVQALSRDTNGTQREIPAERLEVAVLDRTRPQQRKFKRIVGRQLARLLEAGGASTEAESSDDSEDGGKE, from the coding sequence GTGTCGACTCCGTTCTATGTCTCACCCCAGCAGGCGATGGCGGACCGCGCGGAGTATGCGCGCAAGGGCATCGCCCGTGGTCGCAGCCTGGTCGTGCTGCAGTATGCCGACGGCATCGTGTTCGTCGGTGAGAATCCGTCGCGTGCGTTGCACAAGTTCAGTGAGATCTATGACCGGATCGGCTTTGCGGCCGCCGGCAAGTACAACGAGTACGAGAATCTGCGGATCGGTGGTGTGCGGTATGCCGATCTGCGGGGTTACACCTATGACCGTGACGATGTGACGGCGCGTGGTCTGGCGAACGTGTACGCCCAGACGCTGGGCACGATCTTCTCTTCGGCCGGCGAGAAGCCGTACGAGGTGGAGTTGGTGGTGGCCGAGGTGGGTGACACGCCGGACGGTGACCAGATCTACCGGTTGCCGCACGACGGGTCGATCGTTGACGAGCACGGTTCGGTCGCGGTGGGTGGCAACGCGGAGCAGATCAGCAGCTATCTGGATCAGCGTCACCAGGACGGTATGAGTCTGGCGGAGGCTCTGAAGCTGGCTGTTCAGGCGTTGTCGCGTGACACGAACGGAACGCAGCGGGAGATTCCGGCCGAGCGGCTGGAGGTCGCGGTGCTGGACCGTACGCGGCCTCAGCAGCGTAAGTTCAAGCGGATCGTGGGTCGTCAGCTGGCGCGGTTGCTGGAGGCGGGCGGCGCTTCCACGGAGGCGGAGAGTTCGGACGACTCCGAGGACGGCGGGAAGGAGTAG